The BD1-7 clade bacterium genome includes a window with the following:
- the fumA gene encoding Fumarate hydratase class I, aerobic has product MTVIKQEDLISSVADALQYISYYHPKDFIDGMNEAYEREQNPAAKDALAQILINSRMCAEGHRPICQDTGIVTAFVNVGMDVQWEDATMGVEDMVNEGIRRAYAHPDNVLRASILADPDGARTNTKDNTPGVVHFKLVPGDTVDVHVAAKGGGSEAKSKFAMLNPSDSVVDWVLNMVPQMGAGWCPPGMLGIGIGGTAEKAMLLAKEALLDPIDIHDLQKKGAENRVEELRLELHEKVNKLGIGAQGLGGLTTVLDIKVKDYPTHAANKAVAIIPNCAATRHTHFELDGSGAAEFKAPKLEDWPEITREASADVKRINLQEVTEEDVKSWKPGDVLLLNGKMLTGRDAAHKKIVDMLNKGEELPVSLKGRFIYYVGPVDPVREEVVGPAGPTTATRMDKFTEQVLAETGLMGMIGKAERGPIALEAIKKHESVYLMAVGGAAYLVSKAIKNAEVVGFPELGMEAIYEFDLEDMPVTVAVDSQGESVHKTGPQLWSKKIEEENIKVV; this is encoded by the coding sequence ATGACGGTTATCAAGCAAGAGGATTTAATTAGCAGTGTTGCAGATGCGCTGCAGTATATTTCCTATTACCACCCTAAAGACTTCATTGATGGCATGAATGAAGCCTACGAACGTGAGCAGAACCCGGCCGCTAAAGATGCGCTGGCGCAAATTCTGATCAACTCCCGTATGTGCGCAGAAGGCCATCGCCCGATCTGCCAGGATACCGGTATTGTTACTGCGTTTGTTAATGTGGGTATGGACGTCCAGTGGGAAGACGCCACCATGGGTGTTGAAGATATGGTTAACGAAGGCATTCGTCGTGCCTACGCGCACCCCGATAACGTTTTACGTGCGTCGATCTTGGCCGACCCTGATGGTGCGCGTACGAACACAAAAGATAACACGCCTGGTGTAGTTCACTTTAAATTAGTGCCTGGCGATACTGTTGATGTTCATGTTGCTGCCAAAGGTGGTGGTTCGGAAGCAAAATCCAAGTTTGCCATGTTAAATCCGTCAGATTCTGTGGTTGATTGGGTGTTGAATATGGTGCCTCAGATGGGTGCTGGCTGGTGCCCGCCAGGAATGTTGGGTATAGGTATTGGTGGTACGGCCGAAAAAGCTATGTTGCTGGCGAAAGAAGCGTTGTTGGATCCGATTGATATCCATGACCTTCAGAAGAAAGGTGCCGAGAATCGTGTTGAAGAACTGCGTTTGGAACTGCACGAAAAAGTGAATAAGTTGGGTATTGGTGCGCAAGGCCTCGGTGGTTTGACAACGGTACTGGATATTAAAGTTAAAGATTATCCGACTCACGCTGCAAACAAAGCGGTTGCGATCATTCCTAACTGTGCAGCAACTCGTCACACGCATTTTGAACTGGATGGTTCTGGGGCAGCAGAATTTAAAGCTCCAAAACTTGAAGACTGGCCTGAAATTACTCGTGAAGCATCTGCTGATGTAAAACGAATTAATTTGCAGGAAGTTACCGAAGAAGATGTGAAATCTTGGAAGCCAGGCGATGTGTTGCTGTTGAACGGCAAAATGTTGACCGGTCGTGATGCGGCACATAAAAAGATCGTCGACATGTTGAACAAGGGCGAAGAGTTACCTGTTAGCTTGAAGGGCCGCTTCATCTATTACGTTGGCCCGGTTGACCCGGTACGCGAAGAAGTCGTTGGCCCTGCAGGCCCAACTACCGCAACACGTATGGATAAATTCACTGAGCAAGTGTTAGCTGAAACGGGCTTGATGGGCATGATCGGTAAAGCGGAGCGTGGCCCAATTGCGTTAGAAGCGATTAAGAAACACGAATCTGTGTATCTAATGGCTGTGGGTGGCGCGGCTTACCTGGTGTCGAAAGCGATTAAAAATGCCGAAGTAGTTGGATTCCCTGAGCTGGGAATGGAAGCTATCTATGAATTTGATCTTGAAGATATGCCTGTGACCGTGGCGGTAGATAGTCAGGGTGAATCAGTCCATAAAACCGGCCCGCAACTCTGGTCGAAAAAGATTGAAGAAGAGAATATTAAGGTAGTTTAG
- the holA gene encoding DNA polymerase III subunit delta encodes MKIQANQLRKSLKQQLAPIYLVSGDETLIVEQCCDDIRKACRDSGFQEREVHHLESGFSWDDFVQSANSMSLFADRKLMELRCKTTKLGDVGSKAIVRYLDQINPDTIVCIVMPKLDASTQRGKWYKTIESAGVSIPVWPVERQQMPGWIQQRLVEKGIQATDDAVTFLADNVEGNLLAASQEVEKLSLMDLSGTIDLETMSDAVSNMSRYTVFNLVDRCLAGDIRASLKTLNGLRGEGVEPTLVLWSLSRELRVLHNLQDLVKDGQTIDLAMKNQRIFKNRLNVTRHATQRLSLAKIQQLLRFCRNIDQVIKGQASGNIWMMLEQLTLQTSR; translated from the coding sequence GCGGTGATGAGACATTAATCGTTGAGCAGTGCTGCGACGATATACGCAAAGCCTGTCGTGACAGCGGCTTTCAAGAACGCGAAGTGCATCATCTGGAATCCGGCTTTAGCTGGGATGATTTTGTGCAATCAGCCAATAGCATGTCATTGTTTGCAGATCGCAAACTCATGGAGCTGCGCTGTAAAACCACAAAGTTAGGTGATGTGGGCTCTAAAGCCATCGTACGCTACCTCGACCAAATCAATCCGGATACCATTGTTTGCATCGTCATGCCAAAGCTCGATGCATCAACACAACGTGGCAAGTGGTACAAAACCATTGAATCAGCCGGAGTCAGTATTCCCGTGTGGCCTGTTGAACGGCAGCAGATGCCTGGCTGGATACAGCAGCGCCTCGTAGAAAAAGGCATTCAGGCAACTGACGATGCCGTTACTTTTCTGGCAGACAATGTCGAAGGGAACCTACTCGCCGCCAGCCAAGAAGTTGAGAAGCTCTCACTGATGGATCTCTCCGGCACGATCGATCTTGAGACGATGTCGGACGCCGTCAGCAACATGAGCCGCTACACTGTATTCAACCTCGTTGACCGATGCTTGGCCGGCGATATACGCGCCTCATTAAAAACTCTCAACGGACTACGCGGCGAAGGTGTTGAGCCAACACTCGTACTCTGGTCACTATCACGAGAGCTGCGTGTGCTGCACAACCTGCAAGATTTGGTAAAAGACGGTCAAACTATCGACCTTGCCATGAAAAATCAGCGCATCTTTAAAAATCGCCTAAATGTTACCCGTCATGCTACACAGCGGTTATCCCTTGCCAAAATTCAGCAATTGTTGCGATTTTGCCGAAACATCGACCAGGTTATCAAAGGCCAGGCCAGCGGCAATATATGGATGATGTTAGAGCAACTGACACTTCAAACGAGCCGCTGA